The following proteins come from a genomic window of Micromonospora zamorensis:
- a CDS encoding MFS transporter, translated as MYAARRWWHDTAGGLPATFWYLWAGLLINRAGAFAMLFLSLYLTDVRGASVGLAGTVVGAYGAGGAAGVLLGGVLADRWGRRATLLAAHLATAALMVALAFSRPLLLIAVLAALVGVVHSMPSPAFVAAIVDVVPAERRSRAFNLQFWAFNLGMAVASLLAGVLAEASFTALFLVDAGATLTAAAVIGWKVPETLRLAKPTADRPPAARPATRSVRPRRPGLHTALTDRTFLVFVGLTFVLAVLTMQTSTIMPLAMRADGLGPSAYGVVVALGGALIVIGQLFVPRLIDRHRKDVVLAASTALLALGFGVLAVADELAVYLGAAVVWTIGSMLAAPPNAQINADLAPPQLRARYQSVFYLTFPAAAFIAPTLGGVSLQHLGDLHWLIVGGVGLLAALGHLLAGPPRERHVAALRQAALPESTTTADRVPTA; from the coding sequence TTGTACGCCGCGCGGCGCTGGTGGCACGACACCGCAGGCGGACTCCCCGCCACCTTCTGGTACCTCTGGGCCGGCCTGCTGATCAACCGGGCCGGCGCCTTCGCCATGCTGTTCCTCTCGCTGTACCTCACCGACGTACGCGGGGCGAGCGTCGGGCTGGCCGGCACTGTCGTCGGCGCGTACGGGGCCGGTGGAGCGGCCGGAGTGCTGCTCGGCGGGGTGCTCGCCGACCGGTGGGGTCGCCGGGCGACGCTGCTCGCCGCGCACCTGGCAACGGCCGCCCTGATGGTGGCGCTCGCCTTCAGCCGACCCCTTCTCCTGATCGCGGTGCTCGCCGCGCTCGTCGGCGTGGTCCACTCGATGCCCAGCCCGGCGTTCGTCGCGGCGATCGTCGACGTGGTGCCCGCCGAACGCCGCTCACGCGCCTTCAACCTCCAGTTCTGGGCGTTCAACCTGGGCATGGCTGTCGCCTCGTTGCTCGCCGGGGTGCTGGCCGAGGCGAGCTTCACCGCGCTGTTCCTGGTCGACGCCGGTGCCACTCTGACCGCCGCCGCCGTGATCGGCTGGAAGGTGCCGGAAACCCTGCGGCTGGCCAAGCCCACAGCCGACCGTCCGCCGGCCGCTCGTCCGGCCACCAGGTCCGTCCGGCCCCGCCGGCCAGGGCTGCACACCGCGCTGACCGACCGCACGTTCCTGGTCTTCGTCGGGCTCACCTTCGTGCTGGCCGTCCTCACCATGCAGACGTCGACGATCATGCCGTTGGCCATGCGGGCGGACGGCCTGGGCCCGTCGGCGTACGGGGTGGTGGTGGCACTCGGCGGCGCGCTGATCGTGATCGGGCAACTGTTCGTGCCCCGGCTGATCGACCGGCACCGCAAGGACGTCGTGCTGGCCGCCTCCACCGCACTGCTGGCGCTCGGCTTCGGGGTGCTCGCCGTCGCCGACGAACTGGCCGTCTACCTGGGTGCAGCGGTGGTCTGGACGATCGGCTCGATGCTCGCCGCCCCGCCCAACGCGCAGATCAACGCCGACCTGGCACCGCCGCAGTTGCGCGCGCGCTACCAGTCGGTCTTCTACCTGACGTTCCCGGCAGCCGCCTTCATCGCTCCCACCCTCGGCGGAGTGAGCCTTCAGCACCTCGGCGACCTGCACTGGCTGATCGTGGGTGGGGTGGGCCTGCTGGCCGCGCTCGGGCATCTGCTGGCCGGGCCACCGCGGGAACGACACGTCGCGGCGCTGCGTCAGGCCGCCCTGCCGGAATCGACAACAACCGCAGACCGCGTCCCAACGGCGTAA
- a CDS encoding YbjN domain-containing protein, producing the protein MSPKSDLATLIESVCAERDLAWESTGPGSYAVTLPGTHKLKTICNLIVGEHALRIEAFVMRQPDERREELWAWLLQRNARMYGVSFSTDAVGDVYLTGRVNPAGVDADELDRLLGSVLTYSDESFDTMLEIGFGSSIRREYEWRVKRGESTANLAAFAHLFEPSGSGPDPA; encoded by the coding sequence GTGAGCCCGAAGAGCGATCTTGCGACCCTGATCGAGTCGGTCTGTGCCGAGCGTGACCTGGCCTGGGAGTCGACCGGCCCCGGCTCGTACGCGGTGACCCTGCCGGGCACCCACAAGCTCAAGACGATCTGCAACCTGATCGTCGGCGAGCACGCGCTGCGTATCGAGGCGTTCGTGATGCGTCAGCCGGACGAGCGCCGCGAGGAGCTGTGGGCCTGGCTGTTGCAGCGCAACGCCCGCATGTACGGCGTCTCCTTCTCCACCGACGCGGTCGGCGACGTGTACCTGACCGGTCGGGTCAACCCGGCCGGCGTGGACGCCGACGAGTTGGACCGGCTGCTCGGTTCCGTGCTCACCTACTCCGACGAGTCGTTCGACACGATGCTGGAGATCGGCTTCGGCAGTTCGATCCGGCGGGAGTACGAGTGGCGGGTCAAGCGCGGCGAGTCGACCGCCAACCTGGCCGCGTTCGCCCATCTCTTCGAGCCCTCCGGCTCCGGTCCCGACCCGGCCTGA
- the mshA gene encoding D-inositol-3-phosphate glycosyltransferase, which translates to MAEMHTGVGRQRGAQPWPRPRRIATLSVHTSPLHQPGTGDAGGMNVYILEVARRLAEANVEVEIFTRATSGDLPPVVEMAPGVQVRHITSGPLEGLTKEELPGQLCAFTAGVLRAEASRPPGHYDLIHSHYWLSGQVGWLAKERWGVPLVHTAHTLAKVKNAQLAAGDRPEPKARVIGEEQVVAEADRLVANTRVEASDLLDRYDADPARVSVVQPGVDLGRFRPAPGERSAAAREARRRLGLPAEGYVVAFVGRIQPLKAPDVLIRAIAALRERDPALADQVTVVICGGPSGSGLDRPTALIELAGALGVTDGVRFLPPLTGDDLPALYRAADLVAVPSHNESFGLVALEAQACGTPVLAAAVGGLVTAVRDHVSGVLIDGHDPVDWARALGRLLPDRALRAVLARGAEQHARQFSWDRTVTGLLGVYGEAIAGHRARLAADLAGDPALSCSW; encoded by the coding sequence GTGGCGGAAATGCACACCGGTGTCGGGCGTCAGCGAGGTGCCCAACCGTGGCCCCGGCCTCGCCGCATCGCCACCCTGTCGGTACACACCTCCCCCCTGCACCAGCCCGGCACGGGCGACGCCGGCGGAATGAACGTCTACATCCTCGAAGTCGCCCGGCGGCTCGCCGAGGCCAACGTCGAGGTGGAGATCTTCACCCGGGCCACCTCCGGCGACCTCCCCCCGGTTGTCGAAATGGCGCCCGGCGTGCAGGTCCGGCACATCACCTCCGGGCCCCTGGAGGGCCTCACCAAGGAGGAACTGCCCGGCCAGCTCTGCGCCTTCACCGCCGGGGTGCTGCGTGCCGAGGCGTCGCGCCCGCCCGGGCACTACGACCTGATCCACTCCCACTACTGGCTTTCCGGCCAGGTCGGCTGGCTGGCCAAGGAGCGGTGGGGTGTGCCGCTGGTGCACACCGCGCACACCCTCGCGAAGGTCAAGAACGCCCAGCTCGCTGCCGGTGACCGACCAGAGCCGAAGGCTCGGGTGATCGGCGAGGAGCAGGTGGTCGCCGAGGCGGACCGGCTGGTCGCCAACACCCGGGTCGAGGCCAGTGACCTCCTCGATCGGTACGACGCCGACCCCGCCCGCGTGTCCGTCGTACAGCCGGGTGTCGACCTGGGCCGGTTCCGGCCCGCGCCGGGCGAGCGGTCCGCGGCTGCCCGCGAGGCTCGCCGCCGGCTGGGGCTGCCGGCCGAGGGGTACGTCGTTGCCTTCGTCGGTCGGATCCAACCGCTCAAGGCCCCCGACGTGCTGATCCGCGCGATCGCCGCGCTGCGGGAGCGCGACCCGGCACTGGCCGACCAGGTGACAGTGGTGATCTGCGGCGGGCCCAGCGGCAGCGGCCTGGACCGGCCGACCGCCCTGATCGAGCTGGCCGGCGCGCTCGGCGTCACCGACGGCGTGCGGTTCCTGCCCCCGCTCACCGGCGACGACCTGCCCGCGTTGTACCGGGCCGCCGATCTGGTCGCCGTGCCGTCACACAACGAATCGTTCGGGCTGGTCGCCCTGGAGGCGCAGGCCTGCGGTACGCCGGTGCTGGCCGCCGCCGTCGGAGGACTGGTCACCGCCGTACGGGATCACGTGAGCGGCGTACTGATCGACGGCCACGACCCGGTCGACTGGGCCCGTGCGCTGGGCCGCCTGCTGCCGGACCGGGCACTCCGGGCGGTGCTGGCCCGCGGCGCCGAGCAGCACGCCCGGCAGTTCTCCTGGGACCGCACGGTCACCGGCCTGCTCGGGGTGTACGGCGAGGCGATCGCCGGGCACCGCGCCCGACTCGCGGCGGACCTGGCCGGTGATCCGGCGCTGTCCTGCTCCTGGTGA
- a CDS encoding SDR family oxidoreductase, with protein MTSVAIVTGASSGIGAATARRLATEGFHVLAAARRAERLADLVAEITAAGGQATAVTCDITSDESVAALAEAAAQAPGPVTLLVNNAGGARGLDPVESGSVADWQWMYDVNVLGTLRVTQALLPALEASGSGTIVVVSSTAGLTVYEGGGGYTAAKHAQTAIAGTLRLELCGRPLRVIEIDPGMVKTDEFGLVRFEGDAERAAAVYAGVPGPLVAEDVADCIAWCATRPEHVNIDRLVVRPRAQAAQHKVHRVSQ; from the coding sequence ATGACCTCTGTCGCCATCGTCACCGGAGCATCCAGCGGGATCGGCGCGGCCACCGCCCGTCGGCTCGCCACCGAGGGTTTCCACGTGCTCGCCGCCGCCCGCCGCGCCGAACGCCTCGCCGACCTGGTCGCCGAGATCACCGCCGCCGGCGGGCAGGCCACAGCGGTGACCTGCGACATCACCTCGGACGAGTCGGTGGCCGCGCTGGCCGAGGCCGCCGCCCAGGCACCCGGGCCGGTCACCCTGCTGGTCAACAACGCCGGCGGGGCACGTGGACTGGACCCGGTGGAGTCCGGCTCGGTCGCCGACTGGCAGTGGATGTACGACGTCAACGTTCTCGGCACGCTGCGGGTCACCCAGGCGCTGCTGCCCGCGCTGGAGGCGTCCGGTTCCGGCACCATCGTGGTGGTCTCCTCCACCGCCGGCCTGACCGTCTACGAAGGTGGGGGCGGCTACACGGCGGCGAAGCACGCGCAGACCGCCATCGCCGGCACCCTCCGCCTGGAGCTGTGCGGCCGCCCGCTGCGGGTGATCGAGATCGACCCGGGCATGGTGAAGACCGACGAGTTCGGGCTGGTCCGCTTCGAGGGTGACGCGGAACGGGCGGCCGCCGTCTACGCCGGGGTGCCGGGGCCGCTGGTCGCCGAGGACGTCGCCGACTGCATCGCCTGGTGCGCCACCCGCCCGGAGCACGTCAACATCGACCGGCTGGTGGTCCGGCCACGGGCGCAGGCCGCCCAGCACAAGGTGCACCGAGTCAGCCAGTGA
- a CDS encoding SAM-dependent methyltransferase produces the protein MSGAARRRPLGVVTRGTTNPNRLRRVDNWIVATCADRLSAAADPLVVDLGYGATPVTAVELRARLAAGVRPDVRLVGLEIDPARVAAAAPAADPPGLTFARGGFELAGLRPVLVRAFNVLRQYDESEVPDAWRTMTAALAPGGALVEGTCDELGRLASWLLIDAHGPRTLTLAAKLTTLGSPAELAERLPKALIHRNVPGEPVHDLIRALDDAWQAAAPYATFGPRQRWLRAVSRLRETGWPILDGPSRWRQGELTLPWPLPARVG, from the coding sequence ATGAGCGGCGCGGCGCGGCGTCGGCCGCTCGGCGTGGTCACCCGGGGCACGACCAACCCGAATCGACTGCGTCGGGTGGACAACTGGATCGTCGCCACCTGTGCCGACCGGCTGTCGGCGGCGGCCGACCCTCTGGTGGTCGACCTCGGCTACGGCGCCACCCCGGTGACCGCCGTGGAGTTGCGCGCTCGGCTGGCGGCGGGGGTGCGTCCGGACGTACGGCTGGTCGGGTTGGAGATCGACCCGGCCCGGGTGGCCGCGGCGGCGCCGGCCGCCGACCCACCCGGCCTCACGTTCGCCCGGGGTGGGTTCGAGCTGGCCGGGCTCCGGCCGGTGCTGGTCCGCGCGTTCAACGTGCTCCGACAGTACGACGAGAGCGAGGTGCCGGACGCCTGGCGGACGATGACCGCCGCGCTCGCCCCGGGTGGGGCGCTCGTCGAGGGCACGTGCGACGAATTGGGCCGCCTCGCCAGTTGGCTGCTGATCGACGCCCACGGCCCCCGGACGCTGACTCTCGCGGCGAAGCTCACCACGCTGGGCAGCCCCGCGGAGCTGGCCGAGCGGTTACCCAAGGCGCTGATCCACCGCAACGTTCCCGGTGAGCCGGTGCACGATCTGATCCGCGCGCTGGACGACGCCTGGCAGGCCGCCGCCCCGTACGCCACCTTCGGCCCCCGCCAACGCTGGCTCAGAGCGGTGAGCCGCCTCCGCGAAACCGGCTGGCCCATCCTCGACGGCCCCAGCCGCTGGCGCCAGGGCGAGTTGACCCTCCCCTGGCCCCTCCCGGCGCGAGTCGGTTAG
- a CDS encoding UDP-N-acetylmuramate dehydrogenase — translation MPDASAQPTTAADRAIPGPLASYTTLGMGGSAARIVAAGSAEEIIRAVRDADEQVLVLAGGSNLVIGDSGFPGTVVLVRSRGLRVVAEDAGSVTVRVEAGEPWDDLVAATVANGWAGLECLSGIPGSTGATPIQNVGAYGQEVAETITGVEVYDRVEGTRQIIPAADCGFAYRGSIFKYADRWVVLSVDFRLTRSPHSGPVRYAELARALGVEVGDQVPLADARATVLRLRAGKGMVLDATDPDTRSVGSFFTNPVLDGATYELLRERAADIGDPPAWPGADGMVKVSAAWLIDKAGFTKGHPGPGGTAISSKHTLALTNRSGTAHTADLLALARDIRDQVHARFGVTLHPEPVLVNCAL, via the coding sequence GTGCCAGACGCCTCCGCCCAGCCGACAACCGCAGCCGATCGTGCCATCCCTGGTCCACTGGCCAGCTACACGACTCTAGGGATGGGTGGGTCGGCCGCCCGCATCGTCGCCGCCGGCAGCGCCGAAGAGATCATCCGCGCGGTCCGGGACGCCGACGAGCAGGTCCTGGTCCTGGCCGGTGGCAGCAACCTGGTGATCGGCGATTCCGGCTTCCCCGGCACCGTCGTCCTGGTGCGCTCCCGGGGCCTGCGCGTCGTCGCGGAGGACGCCGGGTCGGTCACCGTACGGGTCGAGGCCGGCGAACCGTGGGACGACCTGGTCGCCGCCACGGTCGCCAACGGCTGGGCCGGTCTGGAGTGCCTCTCCGGCATCCCCGGCTCGACCGGGGCAACCCCGATCCAGAACGTCGGCGCGTACGGCCAGGAGGTCGCCGAGACGATCACCGGCGTCGAGGTGTACGACCGGGTCGAGGGCACCCGCCAGATCATCCCCGCCGCCGACTGCGGGTTCGCCTACCGAGGCAGCATCTTCAAGTACGCGGACCGCTGGGTGGTGCTCTCCGTCGACTTCCGGCTCACCCGGTCCCCGCACTCCGGGCCGGTGCGCTACGCCGAGCTCGCGAGGGCGCTCGGTGTCGAGGTGGGCGACCAGGTGCCGCTGGCGGACGCTCGGGCGACGGTGCTGCGGCTGCGTGCCGGCAAGGGCATGGTGCTCGACGCCACCGACCCGGACACCCGCTCCGTCGGCTCCTTCTTCACCAACCCGGTGCTCGACGGGGCGACGTACGAGCTGCTCCGGGAGCGCGCCGCCGACATCGGTGACCCGCCCGCCTGGCCGGGAGCCGACGGCATGGTCAAGGTCAGTGCGGCCTGGCTGATCGACAAGGCCGGCTTCACCAAGGGTCACCCCGGCCCGGGCGGGACGGCCATCTCCAGCAAGCACACGCTCGCCCTCACCAACCGCAGCGGCACCGCCCACACCGCCGACCTGCTGGCCCTGGCCCGCGACATCCGCGACCAGGTCCACGCCCGCTTCGGCGTAACCCTCCACCCCGAACCAGTCCTGGTGAACTGCGCCCTCTAA
- a CDS encoding maleylpyruvate isomerase family mycothiol-dependent enzyme, with translation MSRLQGSKDFWIGALRAEGPAFAAAVAEAPPETPVLSCPGWTVNDLTLHLAGIYHWVSSFVGSGATAQPARREPLEADPGVSPLQLWQQGYDRLLTVFDGLDPEAPAWNWAPQPKKAGFWPRRMAHETAVHRWDAQLAIGAGDPVEAKLAADGVSEVLDTWLPAGRRHVPGDWHGVVQLSATDAAQDWYLRLRGEGVALLDTATIFDHDDHHARAQVSGNASDLLLALWGRVSFETLDVAGDRGLLEGLRPD, from the coding sequence ATGAGCAGACTGCAGGGCAGCAAGGATTTTTGGATCGGGGCGCTCCGGGCGGAGGGTCCGGCATTCGCGGCGGCGGTGGCCGAGGCGCCGCCGGAGACACCGGTGCTGTCCTGTCCGGGCTGGACGGTCAACGACCTGACACTGCACCTCGCTGGCATCTATCACTGGGTGTCGTCGTTCGTCGGCTCCGGCGCGACCGCGCAGCCGGCCCGCCGCGAGCCGCTCGAGGCGGACCCGGGCGTGAGCCCGCTCCAGCTCTGGCAGCAGGGGTACGACCGGCTGTTGACCGTCTTCGACGGCCTCGACCCGGAGGCACCGGCGTGGAACTGGGCGCCGCAGCCGAAGAAGGCCGGCTTCTGGCCGCGTCGGATGGCTCACGAGACGGCGGTGCACCGCTGGGACGCCCAGCTCGCCATCGGGGCCGGTGACCCGGTCGAGGCGAAGCTGGCGGCCGACGGGGTGAGCGAGGTTCTGGACACCTGGCTGCCGGCGGGCCGGCGGCACGTGCCGGGCGACTGGCACGGGGTGGTGCAGCTTTCCGCGACCGACGCGGCCCAGGACTGGTATCTGCGGCTGCGCGGCGAGGGGGTGGCGCTGCTCGACACCGCGACCATCTTCGACCACGACGACCACCATGCCCGGGCGCAGGTCAGCGGCAACGCGAGCGACCTGCTGCTGGCGCTCTGGGGTCGGGTGAGCTTCGAGACGCTGGATGTCGCCGGCGACCGGGGCCTGCTGGAGGGTCTGCGCCCCGACTGA
- a CDS encoding ABC transporter substrate-binding protein: MAVFPRRRLAAVALAATTALLVTAGCGGGDEQSGDGPVTLTVDVFGQFGYEQLYQEYMTANPDVKIVERGTGTNLDEYSPKLTQWLAAGRGAGDVVAIEEGLMVEYKANPGNFVNLLDHGAADLKGNFLEWKWNAGMTADGKQLIGLGTDVGGIAMCYRKDLFEKAGLPTERDEVSKLWPTWPDYIATGEKFAAAKTGASFLDAATNTFNTILLQTAGNSSGYSYYDTSEKLVVDSNPAVRQAYDTTMDIIDSGLSGKYGSWSEEWVSAFKQSKFATIACPAWMTGVIEANAGPTAQGKWDIARVPGNGGNWGGSHLAVPKQSKHQAKAIELAKFLTSAKGQIGAFKAKGPLPSSPQALDDPAITGATNTYFSGAPVGSIFGTGAKSLKPVYMGPKNQAVRTEVENAVRTVELGQRSPAQGWTDAVTNAKKAAAK; encoded by the coding sequence ATGGCTGTCTTCCCGCGCCGCCGGCTCGCCGCGGTAGCCCTCGCCGCGACCACCGCCCTGCTCGTCACCGCCGGCTGCGGTGGCGGCGACGAGCAGAGCGGGGACGGGCCCGTCACCCTGACCGTCGACGTCTTCGGTCAGTTCGGTTACGAGCAGCTCTACCAGGAGTACATGACCGCGAATCCCGACGTGAAGATCGTCGAGCGCGGCACCGGCACCAACCTCGACGAGTACTCACCGAAGCTCACCCAGTGGCTCGCCGCCGGCCGGGGCGCCGGCGACGTGGTGGCCATCGAGGAGGGGCTGATGGTCGAGTACAAGGCCAACCCCGGCAACTTCGTCAACCTGCTGGACCACGGCGCCGCCGACCTCAAGGGCAACTTCCTCGAATGGAAGTGGAACGCCGGCATGACCGCCGACGGCAAGCAGCTCATCGGCCTCGGCACCGACGTCGGCGGCATCGCCATGTGCTACCGCAAGGACCTCTTCGAGAAGGCCGGCCTGCCCACCGAACGCGACGAGGTCTCCAAGCTCTGGCCCACCTGGCCGGACTACATCGCCACCGGTGAGAAGTTCGCCGCGGCCAAGACCGGGGCGTCCTTCCTCGACGCGGCCACCAACACGTTCAACACGATCCTGCTGCAGACCGCCGGCAACAGCAGCGGCTACAGCTACTACGACACCAGCGAGAAGCTGGTCGTCGACAGCAACCCGGCCGTGCGACAGGCCTACGACACCACCATGGACATCATCGACTCGGGCCTCTCCGGCAAGTACGGCTCCTGGTCGGAGGAGTGGGTGTCCGCCTTCAAGCAGTCGAAGTTCGCCACCATCGCCTGCCCCGCCTGGATGACCGGCGTCATCGAGGCCAACGCGGGCCCGACCGCCCAGGGCAAGTGGGACATCGCACGGGTGCCCGGCAACGGCGGCAACTGGGGCGGGTCGCACCTCGCCGTGCCGAAGCAGAGCAAGCACCAGGCCAAGGCGATCGAGCTGGCCAAGTTCCTCACCAGCGCCAAGGGTCAGATCGGCGCGTTCAAGGCCAAGGGCCCGCTGCCCTCGTCCCCGCAGGCGCTCGACGACCCGGCGATCACCGGCGCGACCAACACGTACTTCTCCGGGGCGCCCGTCGGCTCGATCTTCGGCACCGGCGCGAAGAGCCTCAAGCCGGTCTACATGGGCCCGAAGAACCAGGCCGTCCGCACCGAGGTGGAGAACGCCGTGCGGACCGTGGAGCTGGGCCAGCGCAGCCCCGCGCAGGGCTGGACGGACGCGGTGACCAACGCCAAGAAGGCCGCCGCCAAGTAG
- a CDS encoding carbohydrate ABC transporter permease, whose product MTAQLEARPPVAPAPPRPTGRFSRLDTRFSPYLYIAPFFLIFAIFGAYPLAYTFWVSLHDWDLLGTDHPFVGAENYTRLLADTDFWHALVNTLGIFVISTVPQLLAALWLANLLNRGLRARTGWRMAVLVPNVTSTAAVAIVFGVLFGREFGMINWLLDLVGMDPIGWKSNRFASWVAISAMVDWRWTGYNALILLAAMQAIPRDLYEAAAIDGANRARQFWSVTVPLLKPTIIFCTIIATIGGLQLFTEPRMFHSGTNPIRGGPLRESQTLTMYMFENAFAPHYNFGYGSAVAWLLFALIAIVAVVNVLILRRLGGGSRPDARKGSAR is encoded by the coding sequence ATGACCGCCCAGCTCGAAGCCCGCCCGCCGGTCGCACCGGCACCCCCGCGTCCGACAGGTCGCTTCAGCCGGCTCGACACCCGGTTCTCGCCGTACCTCTACATCGCCCCGTTCTTCCTGATCTTCGCGATCTTCGGGGCCTACCCGCTGGCGTACACCTTCTGGGTCTCGCTGCACGACTGGGACCTGCTCGGCACCGACCACCCGTTCGTCGGCGCCGAGAACTACACGCGGCTGCTCGCCGACACCGACTTCTGGCACGCGCTGGTCAACACGCTGGGCATCTTCGTGATCTCCACCGTCCCACAGCTGCTCGCCGCGCTCTGGCTGGCCAATCTGCTCAACCGGGGCCTGCGGGCGCGTACCGGCTGGCGGATGGCGGTGCTCGTCCCCAACGTGACCTCCACCGCCGCCGTGGCGATCGTGTTCGGAGTGCTCTTCGGCCGTGAGTTCGGCATGATCAACTGGCTGCTCGACCTGGTCGGGATGGACCCGATCGGCTGGAAGTCCAACCGGTTCGCCTCCTGGGTGGCCATCTCCGCCATGGTCGACTGGCGGTGGACCGGCTACAACGCGCTGATCCTGCTGGCCGCCATGCAGGCCATCCCCAGGGACCTGTACGAGGCCGCGGCGATCGACGGCGCCAACCGGGCGCGGCAGTTCTGGTCGGTCACCGTGCCACTGCTCAAGCCGACGATCATCTTCTGCACCATCATCGCCACCATCGGCGGGTTGCAGCTCTTCACCGAGCCCCGGATGTTCCACTCCGGCACCAACCCGATCCGCGGCGGGCCGCTGCGCGAGTCGCAGACCCTGACCATGTACATGTTCGAGAACGCCTTCGCCCCGCACTACAACTTCGGCTACGGCTCGGCGGTCGCCTGGCTGCTCTTCGCGCTCATCGCGATCGTCGCGGTGGTCAATGTGCTGATCCTGCGCCGCCTCGGCGGCGGATCGCGCCCCGACGCACGGAAGGGATCGGCGCGATGA
- a CDS encoding carbohydrate ABC transporter permease, producing the protein MSRLWRASPLTYLALVVAAGLSIFPIWWMIVVASRSNDAMGQLPPPVTPGGNLGANISRLFDNTDAYFATGLINSTIVATTVTVSVVFFSSLAGFAFAKLRFRGRNALLLVIIATMMVPTQLGLIPLYLLMTRLQWNDRLPAVIVPVLVTGFGVFMMRQYAGQAISDELIEAARMDGCGTARIWWHVVVPALRPAAAVLGLLTFMTTWNDFLWPYAVLNDPANPTVQLSLRALSDGYYQDMSQVFTGTAIATLPLLLVFVLFGRQIIGGIMEGAVKA; encoded by the coding sequence ATGAGCCGGCTCTGGCGGGCCAGCCCGCTCACCTACCTGGCCCTGGTCGTCGCGGCCGGCCTGTCGATCTTCCCGATCTGGTGGATGATCGTCGTCGCCAGCCGCTCCAACGACGCGATGGGCCAACTGCCACCCCCGGTCACCCCCGGCGGCAACCTGGGCGCGAACATCTCCCGGCTGTTCGACAACACCGACGCGTACTTCGCCACCGGCCTGATCAACTCGACGATCGTGGCCACCACGGTCACCGTGTCCGTGGTGTTCTTCTCCAGCCTGGCCGGGTTCGCGTTCGCCAAGCTGCGGTTCCGCGGCCGCAACGCGCTGCTGCTGGTCATCATCGCGACGATGATGGTGCCGACCCAGCTCGGCTTGATCCCGCTCTACCTGCTGATGACCCGGCTGCAGTGGAACGACCGGCTGCCCGCGGTGATCGTCCCGGTGCTGGTCACCGGGTTCGGGGTGTTCATGATGCGGCAGTACGCCGGCCAGGCCATCAGCGACGAGCTGATCGAGGCCGCCCGGATGGACGGCTGCGGCACCGCCCGGATCTGGTGGCACGTCGTCGTGCCCGCGCTGCGCCCCGCCGCCGCCGTGCTCGGCCTGCTCACGTTCATGACCACCTGGAACGACTTCCTGTGGCCGTACGCTGTGCTGAACGACCCGGCGAATCCCACAGTGCAGCTCTCCCTGCGGGCGCTGTCGGACGGTTACTACCAGGACATGTCGCAGGTGTTCACCGGGACAGCGATCGCGACGCTGCCCCTGCTACTGGTCTTCGTGTTGTTCGGCCGGCAGATCATCGGCGGGATCATGGAAGGTGCGGTCAAGGCGTGA